The stretch of DNA TTTATTTATTTCCATCTCCAATCACCTGAAATACGCAGGGGAGTTTCTAAATTCCCTTTAATCATTTCATTTTTAGTCTCTTCATCTGTCCATCTTTTAGAAGGAAATTGTGATGAATTACTTAAATTATAAAGTAAATATGTTTCTAAAATCACGTTGTTTTTTAAACCAACTTCTTCCACAAAATCAAATGTATCACAATCGGCATGGTAACAATTTAATGCCCCTTCTTTAAACTGACTATCAGACAAACCAATAATTGGAATTCCTGCCAACATAAAAGGCTGATGATCTGAATGCAAACCAACATTTACAGCTGAATTCTCTTTAAAATCAGTTATATATTGACGCACATCTTTAGACAAATGATCTAAAAATCCTTTTGAGGAATTCATTGTTGAAAAATAAGATTTTGGATTTGTTGTCATATCCATATTAGACATCGCTTTAATTTGCTCTATTGAACCATCTTTTAAAGCTTGATTTACATAATGTTTAGAGCCTAGTAAACCAATCTCTTCCCCCATAAAAAGTACGAATTCTATTGTTCTTTTATTTTCTAAATTCAACGATTTGTAAGTACGAGTCACATCTATGATTGAAAAACTACCAACACCATTATCAATTGCACCATTGGCTAAATCCCAACTATCCAAATGTCCTCCAAGTACAATTTTTTCTTGAGGTAATTCTTTTCCTAATCTACGAGCAATTACGTTTCATCCCTTCATTGGTCCCACATCATTTTTCATATCTATTTTGGCAACCATTTTTTGAGATGCAATCATTTGCTTGATCTCCAAACCATCTTCATACGAAATATTTACAGCTGGAATATCGATAATATCACCCGTCACAGATGCTGTCCCTGTTAATAAAATTCCACCTTTAGCCTGGTTATACAAGATTATACCTTTTGCTCCATACTTTAATGCTAAGGCTGTTTTCTCAGATCGATGTAAATTTTTAATCTCTTTTGATGTACCCTCCATTAAACCTAAAGAAGCAAATACGAATTAATTATCAACATATCATAAACAACTAATGATTTATTATCATTTTATAAGTAGATGATGTTGTTTTTAAAACGTAGACCCCTTTACGAAGGGAAGTGTTTACTGAATTTTTCCCTTGGATCAATGCACCCGATTTCATTAGTTTTCCAGTCAAATCATAAATTTGATACTGATCATTTATTTCTGATTCAATCACAAATTGTCCTTGATTTGGATTTGGATAAATTTTTATTTTTGTAGGGATAATCTCTGTCGTATTTAATAAACACCCATAGTCAGAATAATCGACTAATCCCAAAGTAGAGTCGTCATTGTAATGCACTATAACCTCTTCTACTCTTTCGTCTGTCAAGACCGGATCCCAACAATTTCCTTTGGCTGAAATTTCGACAGGAGAATTATTATAAAGAGCATAAATTACCCCTTCATTCCCATTATTTTCGAAAACATTACTGCCATAATTTGTTTCGTCTCCTAAATGGATATAAGCTCCATTACCGATGTTGGTAATTCCCCAAAGATTTCCTTTGATTTCATTTCCTAGAATATTAATGACATAATCTTCTGGGTTCTGAGCCAAATAAATATTAATGCCACTTCCTCCATTAGCAGGGATAGGTTCTGTGTTGTTATCAATTATTTGGTTATTGATGATATTTCCTTTCGTATTACCACCAGAAGCAGTGATCCCATATCGGTTATCTTTTATAAGATTATTCTCAATCCATAATTCATTATTTACTCCTAATAAACTCGAGACAGACACACCTCCTACACGTGTTAAGGAACGATTCCCTAAAATTGTATTTCCTATGATTCGCGTGACACTACCTGTACCACTTGGTCCCATATTGATTTGTGGACGATTGGAATTGGATTTATTATTTCCAACCAAATAATTATTGAAATAGTTTAAGGCAACGGACTGATTGGCGCCTGAAGCAACTGCTGGAGTATCATTTTCAATGAATCGAGAATTTTGAATGGTAGGATTTCCTGCTGAAAAATTAATTGCTGCTCCAGTAGATATCCCTGAATTTTGATAAGATACTTCCGATTGGTCCATAAAGAAATTTTCACCCAATACTCGAATTCCTCCACCATAGGTCATTTTAAATTTTGTAAATTGAGCTGTAGAAGTATCTTCTAAACGTAGACCTTGGAAATAAGTCGAACCTGGTTGTGTAGATGTAAAATGAACCTCTTGAGGAGCATTAATCTGAATATTTCCAGCAACTGTAATTAGTTTACCTTCTGCAATGGCTAAAACATAGTCGGTTTCAGCTAAAAAAGTATCGGATTCACTGATGGTTAAATTTTCTGATAATACATATCGATTGGTTGCTTGATCATAAGTGATAATATCCGTTAATTGATCCAATTGATCGATCGTATAAGTTTGTCCAGTATTTGGAGTTGTATATTGTCCAAATACCATGGCTCCGATTAAAGCCAAAGAAGCTGTAAAAATTTTCTTCATGTTAATTTATATTTGTGTTAACATAAAGGTAAGTAAATCAAATAAAAAAGCCACTCAATTGAGTGGCTTTACTATATTTAGAAAAATCGAATCTTAGTGACCTCCTTCTGTTTTGAAACGCTCAACAGCTTCGTGGAATAATTTTTCAGCTTGCGCTTTATCACCATATCCTTCTACGATACATGTTTTGTTTTCTAAATCTTTGTATACTTTAAAGAAGTGCTCAACTGCTTTTAAAGTGTGCTCGTTCATATCGTTGATATCTTCTAATTTGTTCCAAGTTGGATCAGCAACTGGTACACAAATTAATTTCTCATCACGACCTTTGTCATCAGACATGTTTAAAACACCAATCGTTTTAACTTCGATTACACAACCTGGTACAGTTGGCTCAGTTAAGAAAACTAATACGTCGATTGGATCACCGTCTAACGCTAATGTGTTTTCTACAAACCCGTAATCTGCTGGGTATTGCATTGGAGAATATAATACACGGTCAAAACGGATTCTTCCTGTTTCGTGATCCATTTCATATTTGTTGCGAGATCCTCTTGGGATTTCAATAATCGCGTCAAAAGTCATTTTTAACTTATTTAATATTTATTAATCTTTAAATTCAACACTTTAGAAGTCCCATTGTAATCCTAAAGTCACCCCAAATTTACGAACATCTGGCAAATTATTATAATTTCCGCGCCAATTAAAATCAATTCGAATCGGACGAATATTTCCCCACCCTATATTTTCGATTCCAAATCCATATTCATAATAGATTTGT from Faecalibacter sp. LW9 encodes:
- a CDS encoding inorganic diphosphatase, whose amino-acid sequence is MTFDAIIEIPRGSRNKYEMDHETGRIRFDRVLYSPMQYPADYGFVENTLALDGDPIDVLVFLTEPTVPGCVIEVKTIGVLNMSDDKGRDEKLICVPVADPTWNKLEDINDMNEHTLKAVEHFFKVYKDLENKTCIVEGYGDKAQAEKLFHEAVERFKTEGGH
- a CDS encoding PA domain-containing protein; protein product: MEGTSKEIKNLHRSEKTALALKYGAKGIILYNQAKGGILLTGTASVTGDIIDIPAVNISYEDGLEIKQMIASQKMVAKIDMKNDVGPMKG
- a CDS encoding M28 family metallopeptidase, whose protein sequence is MARRLGKELPQEKIVLGGHLDSWDLANGAIDNGVGSFSIIDVTRTYKSLNLENKRTIEFVLFMGEEIGLLGSKHYVNQALKDGSIEQIKAMSNMDMTTNPKSYFSTMNSSKGFLDHLSKDVRQYITDFKENSAVNVGLHSDHQPFMLAGIPIIGLSDSQFKEGALNCYHADCDTFDFVEEVGLKNNVILETYLLYNLSNSSQFPSKRWTDEETKNEMIKGNLETPLRISGDWRWK
- a CDS encoding T9SS type A sorting domain-containing protein, with protein sequence MKKIFTASLALIGAMVFGQYTTPNTGQTYTIDQLDQLTDIITYDQATNRYVLSENLTISESDTFLAETDYVLAIAEGKLITVAGNIQINAPQEVHFTSTQPGSTYFQGLRLEDTSTAQFTKFKMTYGGGIRVLGENFFMDQSEVSYQNSGISTGAAINFSAGNPTIQNSRFIENDTPAVASGANQSVALNYFNNYLVGNNKSNSNRPQINMGPSGTGSVTRIIGNTILGNRSLTRVGGVSVSSLLGVNNELWIENNLIKDNRYGITASGGNTKGNIINNQIIDNNTEPIPANGGSGINIYLAQNPEDYVINILGNEIKGNLWGITNIGNGAYIHLGDETNYGSNVFENNGNEGVIYALYNNSPVEISAKGNCWDPVLTDERVEEVIVHYNDDSTLGLVDYSDYGCLLNTTEIIPTKIKIYPNPNQGQFVIESEINDQYQIYDLTGKLMKSGALIQGKNSVNTSLRKGVYVLKTTSSTYKMIINH